In Gordonia sp. SL306, the genomic window GATCACCTTGCACTTCTCGCAGATCGGCTTGACGCTCGGCTGAACCTTCACGTCCGCTTCTCCTTGAATGGTCGGGTACGGCAGTGCCGCGCCCGTCGGTGTTTTCCTTCAGCGGCGACTGCGCCGCCGCTGTGGTTCTTACCCGTGTTCCGGGGAAGTCTTACTTGTACCGATAAACGATGCGCCCACGACCGAGGTCGTACGGCGAGAGTTCCACGACGACCCGGTCCTCGGGCAGGATGCGGATGTAGTGCTGCCGCATCTTGCCGCTGATGTGGGCGAGAACCTTGTGACCGTTCTCCAGCTCAATACGAAACATCGCATTGGGCAGGGGTTCGATGACTCGTCCCTCGACCTCGATGGCCCCGTCTTTTTTCGCCATGTCCTCCGCGATCCTGGCTGCTCACCCGGGGCTTCCTCGATCAGACCCGTAGGTCGGAAGCCCGGTTGAAACCGTGTTTATCCGTTAGTGTGATGACACCGAATCGGGTGACCGGTCTCATCGGCGGTGAAGCGCGTCGGACCCTCGACGTCACTCGGCGAACTGCCGGATGACACGCAAGGACCGGCGTGCGATGCACACCGACGTTCTATGTTACGCGAACTGGCGGAACAGTCCAAACCGCCAGCAGCGGCGAGACCACCGACAGCGGTCAGGGCCACACCCGGCCGGCCGGATCCAGCCGCACCCGATGGTCGAAGATCCACGCTTGCGAACGTTCGGTCACCAGGTAGCGGAAGACCAGTGTCATCACGGCGTCGTTGAGCATCCGGGTCAGTCCCGTCGGCGTCTTGGTGCTACTCGACCGGGCACCGAGCGCCACGATCCTCTCCACCCGCGCCCGGCGGGCACTCTCGAACACCACGAAGCCTGCCTCGACATCGCGCGATCCGGCCAGCGAGGCGGCCATCACCACCGCGTCTTCGAGTGCCATCGACGCACCCTGCCCGGAACTGGGCGCCGGCGCGTGGATGGCATCGCCCACCAGCCCGACGCGCCCGCGGTGCCACACCGGCACGGACGGCAGGTCGTAAGTGTTGTCGGCGGCGAGTTCGAGTTGGCCATCGCGGATGAGCCCGGCGAACGGACCGTCGTCCGCCTCGGCCAGCTCGACCAGGATCTCGCGCCACCGCTCGTCGGAGGTGGCGGCCCGTTCCGTCTGCGAGATCGCGCCGCGCGGAACGTTGGCGAACCACACGACGTCGCCGTCGGGGGTCGGCAGGGCACCGAAGAATGCCCGCCGCCCGAACACGAAGTACCAGGATTCGACCGGCAGCGAGTGCGCGGCGTCCGGCCCGCGGGTGACACCGCCGAAATTGGCGAGCCCCACGTACCGACCGCGCGGGGCGCCCGGGTCGATCGCCGCGCGGACGACCGAATGGATTCCGTCGGCCCCGATCACGAGATCGCCGGCCAGCCGCCGTCCGTCGGCGAGGGTGACCGACGCGTTCTCGTCGGCCGCGACGACCCGAGCGTCGTCGTGGACCTCGATGCCGCGGTCGCGCGCCCCTTCGCGGAGCGCCGCGGCGAGTTCGGATCGTTTGAAGGAGAGGGCGGGCGTGCCGTCCGCCAACGGGGATCCCAGCGGGAGCACGCCGAGCCGCCTGCCCGTCGCACCGGCCATCACGTTGTGGCGGGTGGGTACGCCGAGCTCGCGAACCGGACCGAGCGCCCCGATCGCGTCGAGCGCCGCCAGTCCGTTCGGCGAGATCGTGAACCACGACCCGGCGCCGTCCCCTCCTGCCGGGCGCGCCTCGAGGATCACCGCATCCACACCGATCGCCTGCAACGCCATCGCCGTGGCCGGACCGGCGATTCCACCACCCACCACCAGTGCCCGCATGACATGATCCTTTCGTACGAAACTCGTACGATTCGAAGTTCGAATCTTTCGTATTTCGAAAGGGAAGCACGATGTCACGGTCTCGTCAAGCGGCGCTCGACGATGTCGGGCGGGCGCTGCAGGGCTATCAGCGGACCGTCCAGGCGTTCGACGACGTGGTGGCCCGCCGGCTCGGTGTCGGACCGGCCGACCTGCGGTGTCTCGATTGGCTGAGCGAGAGCGCGCGCTCCGCGGGCGAGCTGGCCGTCGCGACAGGTCTGCGTCCTGCCGCGACGACGGCGTTGATCGATCGGCTCACGGAGAAGGGATTCGTCCGCCGTAACGCGTCGCCTGCCGACCGGCGGCGAGTCCTCGTCGAACTCACCGACGATGGTCGTGAGCGCGTCTGGGCGGCCTACGGTCCCATGGTCACCGAGGGACAACACCTGTTCGACGGCCACTCAACCGCCGAATTGGATGCGTTGCGGGACCTTCTCGAGTCGATGTCGGAACTCACCGAACGCCACCGGACCCGCCTCGAAACGGAAGAATAGGCGGCATGGGCACCGTCGACGACTACCTTGCCGGACTCGACCCCGACGATCGCGACGCCATCGAGCGCGTCTATTCGATCGCCCGTGAGCTGGTCCCCGACACCGAGCAGGGCACCGGCTACGGCATGCCGGCGCTCACGTACCGCGGCAAGCCGCTCCTCTCTGTCATGCGGACGAAGAAGCACATCGGTGTCTATCCGTTCAGCCAGGACGCGGTGGCGGCGGCCGCCCCGAGACTCGACGGCTTCGACCTCGAGAAGGGCACGATCCGTTTCCAGCCCGACACGCCCATGCCCGACGAGGCCGTCCGGGCGATGGTCAGCGCCCGCCGAGATCAGATCACCGCCGGCTGACGATCCTCGGGACCGACGAATCGTCGGACCAGGCGGCCATCACCGATTCAGCATCATCGCCTGGCACACTGTTGGCCATGTCCGCGTTCTTGATTCGTTCCGCATTCACCGGATTCGCCCTGTGGATCGCAACCCTGATCGTCCCGGGTCTCGACTTCGTCGGCGGCTCGACGAACTGGGAGAAGTTCGGGATCGTCGTCGTGGTGGCGCTGATCTTCGGCGTCGTCAACGCGATCATCAAGCCGATCGTCCAGATCCTCTCGATCCCCCTCTACATCCTCACGCTCGGCCTCATCCACGTGGTGATCAACGCGTTCATGCTGGAGATCACCGCGTGGATCACACGCAACACCACCCATTGGGGTCTGGCTGTGGACGACTTCTTCTGGTCGGCGATCTTCGGCGCGATCGTGATCTCGCTTGTCGGCTGGGCCGTCGGCCTCGTTCTGAAGGAGCCGGTGTGAGCACCCGCGGCGCGTCGTTCGCGCGTGTGGTGGCCGTCGCCGCCGTCGTGGTCGCCGTACTCGGCGTATCCGCCTGCGGCAGTGACGACAACGGCGACAAGCCACGCACGGTGACGGTCGTGGGCAGCGGGAAAGTCACCGGCACACCGGACACCCTGCGTGCCGATATCGGCGTCGAGGCGACGGCCGCAGACGTCTCCAGCGCACTGAACGAAGCGAGCGCGAAGGTCAAACAGGTGACCGACGCCGTGGTCGCGGCAGGCGTGGAGCGCAAGGACATCCAGACCCAGCAGGTGAACCTGAGCCCGCAGTACTCCAGCCCGGTGCCCGGCGGCACCAGCGGGATCTCCGGCTATCAGGCCACCAACACGGTCCGCGTCACGATCCGCGACATCGGCAAGGCGTCCGACGTCTTGGCCGCTGCCGCCACCGCGGGCGGCAACAACACCCGGATCAGCAATGTCAGCTTCGCCATCGACGACGACTCGGACCTGATGAAGAAGGCGCGTGAGGCGGCATTCGACGACGCGCGCAGCCGTGCCGATCAATACGCGCAACTGGCCGGCGACTCGCTCGGCAAGGTGCAGACCATCTCCGAATCGACCAGCGGCCAGGACCAGCCGACGCCACTCCAGCGGGACTCGTCGGTGGGTGGCACCCGGGTCCCGGTAGAGCCCGGCGAGCAGACGCTGACATTCAACGTCAACGTCACCTACGCGCTTACCTAGGTTTTCGCGCCCGCTGATCGAGTAGCCCGGAGCGCACGCGGATGGCGTATCGAGAGCACCGTATCCATCTGTCGCGGAGATGGTCTCGATACGCCGACTCGCAAGCTCGCCGGCTACTCGACTTGCGGATGGGGACTTCGCCGGCTACTCGACCTGCGGATGGGGACTTCGCCGGCGGCGGCGGTCCACCGAGGTGTCAGCCGGCGCGCAGGATCGCGGCCAGCGGCGGGACGGGGTCACCGTCGCCGAGCACCTGGACCGCCACATGATCGGCCCCCGACGACAGGTGCGCGTCGACCTGGGCGCGCACCGACGCCGCATCACCATGCGCCACAAGGGTGTCGATGAGCGCATCGCTTCCACCGCCGGAGATGTCGTCGTCGGTCCAGCCGAGCCTCTTCAGGTTCGCCACGTAGTTGCGCAAGTGTAGGTAGGGCTTGTCGACCGGCGGGCGCCCGACCGCACGGGCGGCCTCCGGATCGGTGTCGAGCACCACCTTGTGCTCGGGCGCCAACAACACACCGGGGCCGAGGATCTCGCGTGCCTGTGCAGTGTGGGCAGGCGGCGTCAGATACGGATGCGCACCAAGTGCGCGATCGGCGGAGAGCCTCAACATCTTCGGGCCCAGTGCGGCGAGCAGGCGACGCTCGGCGGGCACGTCCTTGCTGTCGAGCACGTCGAGGTAGTCGACGACCGCTTCGTACGGTTTCTTGTACTCTGCGGTCGCCTCGGGGTGGCCCGCGCCGATGCCGAGGTAGAAACGGCCCGGGAAGTCGGACTCGAGCTCGAGGTACTCGTCGGCGATCGTCGCGGCGTCGGTGTTCCAGATGTTCACGATGCCGGTGGCAACGGTGATGTCCTCCGTGGCCTCGAGCACCTTGCGGATCGGCCGGAGATTCTCGGGCGATCCACCGAGCCAGATCGTGCCGTATCCGAGTTCCTCGATGGCCCGTGCCTGGTCTGGTGTGTACTTCCCCCACCCGCTCCAGGCCCCGTGGGTGCCGAATCGTGCGACATGGGCTGCTCTGTCCGAAGTCATGCACCTCGCAACGTCCCCCTCCCGCGCACTATTCCGTCCACCGATCCGACCGGATGAGACAACCGTCCAACAAAAGCCCACCGGGAACTTAACGGTTGGCCGAAACCGGCAACCCGGTCAATGTGATCAGTCGACACACCCACACTCATGATTTCCGAGAAAGCAGCACCGTGAGAATTCGAAGAACTGCGAAAATACTTGCGGCCGTGCTCCTGTCGAGTGCCATCGCGGCGGGCGTGACATCCTGCACACCGCCGGAGACCACCGCGCTCGACACCAGCACGCCACTGCCGACCAACATCCCAGACGGCACGCGGATCGTGGTCGCCGACCAGCAGAATCTCGTCCAGACGCTGCTCCGGGCAAGCGGACTGGACAAGAATCTCCCCTTTTCGATCGAGTATGCGAACTTCACCGGCGGACCAGCCGTGCTCGAGGCGTTTCGGGCGGGGACCGCGGATGTCGCGCCGGTCGGCGACGTCCCGCCCATCCACGCGGCGCTGACGGGTCAGCAGGTTCCGATCATCCTGGCTCGCGAGGTGAAGCCGACCAACGTCGTGCTCGCCACCAAACCGCACGCGGGCATCACGTCCCCATCCGATCTGCGTGGCAAGAAGATCGCCTACGCCGAGGGCACAGCGCAGCAGGTCAACGTCCTGCGGGCGCTGGCGAACGCCGGGCTGACCACCGAAGATGTGACCCTGGTCCGTCTGCAGCTGTCGGAGTTCTCCGAGGCGCTCGGCGCAGGCGAGGTCGACGTCGCACCCCTCA contains:
- the infA gene encoding translation initiation factor IF-1, whose translation is MAKKDGAIEVEGRVIEPLPNAMFRIELENGHKVLAHISGKMRQHYIRILPEDRVVVELSPYDLGRGRIVYRYK
- a CDS encoding NAD(P)/FAD-dependent oxidoreductase — its product is MRALVVGGGIAGPATAMALQAIGVDAVILEARPAGGDGAGSWFTISPNGLAALDAIGALGPVRELGVPTRHNVMAGATGRRLGVLPLGSPLADGTPALSFKRSELAAALREGARDRGIEVHDDARVVAADENASVTLADGRRLAGDLVIGADGIHSVVRAAIDPGAPRGRYVGLANFGGVTRGPDAAHSLPVESWYFVFGRRAFFGALPTPDGDVVWFANVPRGAISQTERAATSDERWREILVELAEADDGPFAGLIRDGQLELAADNTYDLPSVPVWHRGRVGLVGDAIHAPAPSSGQGASMALEDAVVMAASLAGSRDVEAGFVVFESARRARVERIVALGARSSSTKTPTGLTRMLNDAVMTLVFRYLVTERSQAWIFDHRVRLDPAGRVWP
- a CDS encoding MarR family winged helix-turn-helix transcriptional regulator translates to MSRSRQAALDDVGRALQGYQRTVQAFDDVVARRLGVGPADLRCLDWLSESARSAGELAVATGLRPAATTALIDRLTEKGFVRRNASPADRRRVLVELTDDGRERVWAAYGPMVTEGQHLFDGHSTAELDALRDLLESMSELTERHRTRLETEE
- a CDS encoding iron chaperone yields the protein MGTVDDYLAGLDPDDRDAIERVYSIARELVPDTEQGTGYGMPALTYRGKPLLSVMRTKKHIGVYPFSQDAVAAAAPRLDGFDLEKGTIRFQPDTPMPDEAVRAMVSARRDQITAG
- a CDS encoding phage holin family protein, with amino-acid sequence MSAFLIRSAFTGFALWIATLIVPGLDFVGGSTNWEKFGIVVVVALIFGVVNAIIKPIVQILSIPLYILTLGLIHVVINAFMLEITAWITRNTTHWGLAVDDFFWSAIFGAIVISLVGWAVGLVLKEPV
- a CDS encoding SIMPL domain-containing protein, whose product is MSTRGASFARVVAVAAVVVAVLGVSACGSDDNGDKPRTVTVVGSGKVTGTPDTLRADIGVEATAADVSSALNEASAKVKQVTDAVVAAGVERKDIQTQQVNLSPQYSSPVPGGTSGISGYQATNTVRVTIRDIGKASDVLAAAATAGGNNTRISNVSFAIDDDSDLMKKAREAAFDDARSRADQYAQLAGDSLGKVQTISESTSGQDQPTPLQRDSSVGGTRVPVEPGEQTLTFNVNVTYALT
- a CDS encoding LLM class F420-dependent oxidoreductase, translating into MTSDRAAHVARFGTHGAWSGWGKYTPDQARAIEELGYGTIWLGGSPENLRPIRKVLEATEDITVATGIVNIWNTDAATIADEYLELESDFPGRFYLGIGAGHPEATAEYKKPYEAVVDYLDVLDSKDVPAERRLLAALGPKMLRLSADRALGAHPYLTPPAHTAQAREILGPGVLLAPEHKVVLDTDPEAARAVGRPPVDKPYLHLRNYVANLKRLGWTDDDISGGGSDALIDTLVAHGDAASVRAQVDAHLSSGADHVAVQVLGDGDPVPPLAAILRAG
- a CDS encoding ABC transporter substrate-binding protein — encoded protein: MLLSSAIAAGVTSCTPPETTALDTSTPLPTNIPDGTRIVVADQQNLVQTLLRASGLDKNLPFSIEYANFTGGPAVLEAFRAGTADVAPVGDVPPIHAALTGQQVPIILAREVKPTNVVLATKPHAGITSPSDLRGKKIAYAEGTAQQVNVLRALANAGLTTEDVTLVRLQLSEFSEALGAGEVDVAPLNEPRLTRYLRDYGSDGAGFIDQQRAGKISEGLSYVYARAESLAEPAKAAALRSLVTTLVKAFAWVNSHPQQWIQSYYVDDQKVSADDGWRILQSTGTTAIPPLDDTLIARQQGTIDVIDKAGELPEPVSAGDLFDRRFGEVIDQAAQSAGITRQPEEVSR